A genome region from Flavobacterium sp. CFS9 includes the following:
- a CDS encoding DUF4255 domain-containing protein translates to MIFEVIQIITEQVNNYLDEIGLEKTVVPENIAFLESQNETVSGNLEDKVALTLINLDEEATLKNFPNHMVQGSKTIYKNSVINLNLYLLFSANRTIYINSLNDISKIITFFQGKKLFTQSDTIYNRNNVAMANIDNFKFTVELYTPTFEELNYIWGTLGGKQLPSALYKVSMIQIERNIAQSEGPLISRIKGITKTRKQS, encoded by the coding sequence ATGATTTTTGAAGTTATTCAGATAATTACAGAACAAGTCAACAACTACCTCGACGAAATTGGGTTGGAAAAAACGGTTGTGCCTGAAAACATAGCTTTTCTGGAGTCGCAGAATGAAACTGTATCCGGAAATCTGGAAGATAAGGTAGCACTTACTCTCATCAATCTGGATGAAGAAGCAACTTTGAAAAACTTTCCCAATCACATGGTTCAAGGCAGTAAAACAATCTACAAAAACAGTGTCATCAACTTAAATCTGTACTTGCTTTTTAGCGCCAACAGAACCATATACATCAACTCTTTAAATGATATTTCGAAAATCATTACTTTTTTTCAGGGGAAAAAACTTTTTACACAATCCGATACTATTTACAACCGAAATAATGTGGCAATGGCCAATATCGACAACTTCAAATTTACCGTCGAGCTTTACACGCCCACTTTTGAAGAACTGAACTACATCTGGGGAACTTTGGGCGGCAAGCAGCTTCCATCGGCCTTGTACAAGGTGAGCATGATACAAATTGAACGCAATATTGCTCAAAGCGAAGGACCACTGATCAGCAGAATTAAGGGTATAACGAAAACAAGAAAACAGTCATGA
- a CDS encoding alpha-keto acid decarboxylase family protein, with amino-acid sequence MKPTKEFTVADYLLTRLKQLNVTEVFQIPGDYVKHFTQALEDFNGIKTIGTSNELDASYAADAYARTRGLGAVSLQYGVSTYSALNAIAGAYVERSPVVVISATPGADARQIGNMYNVLYHHSTGNLNADQEIFERVTVAAETLSSSVDAPEKIDNLIIAALTHQRPVYIACYKEVWGEPCPKPSNKKLEPQIIKSEAAELENAVSQAWTQISQSKKPLIFAGVELLRHNLTKQLEELIKASGMLYTTTSLGKTVLDEKGDKFIGTYSDQASIPEVIKIVEASDCILSLGTIITDDYLWLVENKFSAMIQATTQEMRVGYFTYENVTLKDFIEALTERFKKASGYPLKAVAPAQPKFPEPWRSNSDPKYDKIPEIITFNRFFERATYFLEKQKMLDDIVFTFGVSSSMYVATNMYGLSKNAFISSAAWQCIGFETGAASGAQLGSGKQAWTIAGDGGFMMVAQALSTLVKYNINSVIFVMSNGVYAIEQVYVDMDSFKAGPSHKFDEFDILPKWDYPALAKAFGAKSYRAETVKELDEVLLKLKEKTNLPTLVEIIIPQKDLAQQMERLGNE; translated from the coding sequence ATGAAACCTACAAAAGAATTTACAGTGGCAGATTATCTGCTTACCCGACTCAAACAATTAAATGTTACCGAGGTCTTTCAGATTCCGGGAGATTATGTAAAACATTTTACACAAGCTCTCGAAGACTTTAACGGTATTAAAACTATTGGAACTTCAAACGAACTGGATGCTTCGTATGCAGCAGATGCCTATGCCCGTACACGAGGTTTAGGAGCAGTATCGTTGCAATATGGGGTAAGTACTTACAGCGCATTGAATGCTATTGCAGGTGCTTATGTAGAACGAAGTCCTGTGGTTGTAATTAGTGCGACACCCGGAGCTGATGCAAGGCAAATTGGAAATATGTACAATGTACTTTATCACCATTCTACAGGCAATCTTAATGCCGATCAGGAAATTTTTGAAAGAGTAACCGTTGCGGCCGAAACCCTAAGCAGTTCTGTCGATGCTCCCGAAAAAATCGATAACTTAATCATCGCAGCACTTACACATCAGCGTCCGGTTTATATAGCCTGTTACAAAGAGGTGTGGGGCGAACCTTGTCCTAAACCTTCCAATAAAAAATTAGAACCTCAGATCATAAAAAGCGAAGCAGCTGAATTGGAGAATGCAGTTTCGCAAGCCTGGACACAAATCAGTCAGTCCAAAAAACCGCTGATTTTTGCAGGAGTAGAGCTTTTACGACACAATTTAACAAAGCAGTTAGAAGAGCTTATCAAAGCAAGTGGAATGCTGTACACTACAACGTCACTCGGAAAAACAGTCCTGGATGAGAAAGGAGATAAGTTTATAGGAACGTACTCTGATCAGGCTTCGATACCCGAAGTCATTAAGATAGTGGAAGCTTCAGACTGTATTTTATCTTTAGGAACGATTATTACCGATGATTATTTATGGCTGGTAGAAAATAAATTTTCAGCCATGATTCAGGCAACCACGCAGGAAATGAGGGTAGGTTATTTTACTTATGAAAATGTAACCTTAAAAGATTTCATCGAAGCCTTAACCGAACGATTCAAAAAAGCTTCAGGATATCCTTTAAAAGCAGTAGCTCCGGCTCAGCCAAAATTTCCCGAACCATGGCGATCCAACTCCGATCCGAAATATGATAAGATTCCCGAAATAATAACCTTTAACCGCTTTTTTGAGAGAGCCACTTATTTTCTGGAAAAACAAAAAATGCTGGACGATATTGTGTTCACTTTTGGGGTGAGTTCATCCATGTATGTAGCCACCAATATGTACGGATTATCCAAGAATGCTTTTATTTCTTCTGCGGCCTGGCAGTGTATCGGTTTTGAAACCGGTGCGGCTTCCGGAGCTCAGTTAGGAAGCGGTAAACAAGCCTGGACTATCGCAGGTGACGGTGGTTTTATGATGGTTGCACAAGCACTTTCGACCCTGGTAAAATACAATATCAACTCCGTAATCTTTGTGATGAGCAATGGAGTATATGCTATCGAGCAGGTATATGTAGATATGGATTCGTTTAAAGCAGGCCCGTCTCATAAGTTTGATGAATTTGATATTCTTCCAAAATGGGACTATCCCGCATTGGCTAAAGCATTTGGAGCAAAGAGTTACCGTGCTGAAACCGTTAAAGAATTAGACGAGGTACTTCTTAAACTAAAAGAAAAAACAAATCTGCCCACTCTGGTAGAAATTATAATCCCTCAAAAAGACCTGGCACAGCAAATGGAAAGGCTGGGGAACGAATAA